The genomic stretch TTGAGGTTTGTGGCTGTAAATTTATAGGGAAAATACTGCCCCAGTCGTGTGATTTCTCTCCAGCCACATTTAACAGTTCTGAAGCCAGGGGAGAGGGTTCAGCTAGGATTGTGGTTGTGCCAGGTGAGAGGaacagagggagacagaagcCGGGAAGCTGAGAGTGTTTGAAGGACAAGGTTAAAATGATGACTTAACCTGGTTACGAGAGGACAAGATGGGAGATGAAGGATAGTGGAAAAGTAGTGGGTTCAACAGATTAGACAGTTCAACGAGGCTGAGGGCTGCAGAGGAAGGGCGCTGAAAGGTCAAAGGCATATTCAGAGTGGGCCGTGCGGAACGGTGCTCTCGGGTGGTGGCTAAACTAAGGTGAAGGAAAAGGTTGAAGCAGGTGAGGATGGCAAGGAACTCTGAAAGGCCAGGCTGTGGCCAAGTCATCCACATGGATCTGGAAGCCCAGGGAAAGGTGGTGGAAGGATAAGGGAGGAAGGTCTCAGGCTGATGAGTGACAGGAAATGGCTGGATGGCAATGAAATCTTCTCCCCTTGTTTGCACCCTGGGCTCAGGCCCCAGAATGGCGAGGCAAACGTGGATCTTCAGAATTTACAAGGACATTCAATATTTTACTCCTCAAACAATTCGAGAGGTCAGCACAACTACCCCCATCTTATAAGTGAGGAAGTGAGGCTTGGTGAAAGACGTGCCCTGCCTGAGGCCCTCGAGCAAGCAGGCGGCAGGGCCCGGACCCCACCTCTGCACACCCTGCATGCCCGGCAGGTCAGGTCACCTGGGAAGTTCCGGCAGCCCCCTGCAGTGCTCCCCCGCCGCCAGGTGCCATCGTAGAGGGTGGTGTTCCATTTACGGAACTTCCGGCTCTTGAGGGCATCGGGCGTCAGGTTGCAGATCTCCAGGCGGGTGAACTCTCGCATGAAGTCTCGGAATGACATCCTGGGGATTGAGGTGCAGAGGTTAGTCATGGTCTCCAACCAGGACACAGAAGGATGTGGCACAGGCTGGGTTTGTcgggtgggaggtggggtgcaAGGCCCTAAGAAGGGCCAGACTGAAGGGGGGTTGCTCACCAGAACTCCCCATCTTCCATCTTGATCCGGAGCTGCTCCCGTTGATAAGGGTCCACATTGTTCCACTCCGAGGAGCTGTGAAGAGAAGGGTACTGCCAGGGGCTGGTGGGCACTGACCTGCGCAGCCTCTGTCCCTGGCGCCTGTCCACCCCTAGCCCGGGTCAGAAGCCTCCTCAAGCTCAAGCCCCAAGATCCCAGTTCCAGGGGTTCCCTTGTGAGGGCCAGGTCAGATGCCCTGAAGATGATCACAGGCTGGGCACAGGGACCCACGTGGCCTGAGCTTGGTCTTGGCAgtccccagcccaggctggcAGAGCCCCGAGCAGAAATGCCAGGGACACTGATCAGCCTCCCCGAACCTTCCCAGCCAATGCCGGCTGCCCCTCACCCATCACTCCAGGCTCCGGTCCACTCCACCTCGCCCCAGGGGTTCCGCATCCGGATGAGGTTCACCATCTGGCCCTGGTAGTTCACCTGTTCCCCAAAGCTCCCATGAGCGCCTGCTTCTGGCATGCACTTACATCCCTTCCCACCACTTCAATGTCGCCGAGCGTGGCTCAGCACCCAACACCACACCTTCCGCCAGAAATACAGCGGGAAAGCCAGGAATTGACCACAGAGGAAGGCAGCTCTGTACGTATACTACAGTGAATCAGGGCATGACAAGATCAACATCTCAGGGGAAGAGTCCCCAGGAGACAGATAAAGTGCTACTACAGGagagccagcccctcccacagccctgggAACAGGCCAGACAGGCAAGGGCAGGTGAGGAGGCAGGCGCCATGCTGCAGGGAAGGCCCCTCAGTACCTGCTGGGCCCCAGTCACAGAGTAGGCATGGCCCTTCACCAGCTTCTTGAAGGTGATGGCCTCCATGTCCAGAACACTGGAGATCTGCAGAAAGACACATGCTGTGGTCAGGGGCGAGCTTCCAGGGACTCAGTGCATGTCCCTATCCCCAGGGAAGAGATGCGCCCCGAGTACTCATGGGTCTTGGACATTTCCGCTTGCACGTACTATAGTTATTGGGAGTGGCAGGCAGGGACCCTGACCCTATCCAACCCATCATCTCCACACATAGAAGCTCTCCCTAGAACGGGGGTCACCCAGGTGTTCCACCAACACCACCACTGGTGGGGGGGCCTGGGCGTGCCCACTGACACTACTTCTGGCCAGAGCTGGCCAGGCCCTGTGCAAACACACGGGGTTAGAATTGAGGATGCAGTGATGGTGGGAGTGGGGCCTGTTATCAAGGATGCGGTCTGTGGATGAGTCATTGGAACAGAAGAGCAGCGAAAGGAGTGAATGCAGTGAGTACAGGAGAGAGACTGGGCCAACGGGAACTGGGGCTAGGGAAGAGCTGAGTGAACTGGACGGGGATGGCATGGCCTTTAAAAGACAGGAACGAGGAGTGGAAGGTTGGGACAATGAGCCGAGGTCTGTGGTTTGGGGGACAGGAACGACACAAGGCATGGAGGTGGAGGATGATGAGACTGAAATGATCAGTGAGGCTGGGTGAGGAACCAGATGGTGCGGGGTGAATGACAGGGTCTGAAGCAAAGCCCAGGTGAAGATGAGGCTGGGCTGGGTTGGGAGAGGGAACCCCCGAAAGACAAGATTCAGGTCACAGGTTGGGGGGATGAGGTTCAGAGCTCGAGGTACGGGCTGGGTGCACTCACGTCGATGGAGCAGCCCAGCAGGGAGCCCCGCTCCAGCGCCTTGAGGATGATTTGATAGAGGTCGCTGGGCGCCTTGCGCAGCTCGTACCACTCGGTGACACCTCCTGTGAAGTCTTCGAAGCCCTCCGAGGTACTGCCTCCCGATAGGGCCTCATAGCTGCCGTTTACCCTGTGGGTGGCCCCAGGTCAGTGCTCCTGCACCGTGTAGGATCCTGCTCCCCAGGGTGGCCCGCAGCTGTCCCCTGGAACACAACTCACTTGGCATAGGCCTTCTCAAGCAGGGCACTCCAGAACTCATTGCCTTCGGCAGAGTGCACAAATACCAGCTTTCCGTCCTTGGTGGGCAGCAGGTCATCCACGACAACGTCCACCCACTCCCCAAACTGCCACAGCTGTGTGGGTCAGGGGGCAGGGGAAGCACAGTGAGTACTTGATTTGAGATCCCTTGGGCCTGAGCGCAAGCCtcagctcttccacttactagACCCTGATTCTAGGTCATGTATCCTAGGTACAGGACATTGAGCAAATTATCCCCCCGAGCCTTAGTTTCCCTATCCATAAAAGGGAACAGCAGTACCTTCCTCATGGGGGAAAACTAATGCCATCACGAAGATAAAGCTTTTAGGGCAGCACTGctgatatttttgaaatagaCAAAGGTGCCTCATCAGGTATGGAGAGGTTGAAAAACTCCGGGGTCTGAGCTCTCCCAGAATTAGCCCCCTTTAGGCTATGCCCTCCACCTGTCCCCCACCATTCTAGGCCAGGGTTTGtgtgagcacgtgtgtgtgtgtgtgtgtgtgtgtgtgtgtgtaggattgGGTTGAGGGATACATATGTAAAGTGGGTGTGGACCCAAAATGTGACATCCAGATCCTTCGACCACAAGATGGGTGGGGTTCCTGCAATCCTAGGGCTCGCTTCAGAGACGCCAGAGGGCCAGGATTCCCAGGAAGGGAGAAATCAGGTCCCCTGGGGCCAGAGCCACCCAGTGCTAGGGGGGTTAGGGTCTGGGGACCAGGCAGGTGCAGAACAATGGGGCAAGGGGAGGAGGTGTACACAGTGCGGGTGTGGGATGTTGAACAGAACGGATTGGCGGAGTGAGGGAAGGAGGCGGGGAAATGGGCGGTGAGGCCATGCCCCTGCGGACAGTGCGGGGAGGTGTGGCACGTGGCCAACATCGATCTAACTGTGGGTCCTGTCAGTCCCCAAGGTGGATGAGGatggagtggggaagggggttCCCTGACTCGGTGGAAGGAGGAGTCCCTGTGGCAGGGCTGGGGCCACCGTAGCCAGAGGGTCTCATACAGTGTTGCTGGGGGTGTGTCTCTCCCAAACAACAGTTCATTAAGAATTCTTTagtgtgacttaaaaaaaatggatcCTATGAATCAACAATGTCAGGAAAAGCTGGTTTAAATAGACTTAATCCTGAGTCATTCTTTGCTGCAGGAATCTGTGGAAGGCTAGAGGTTGCCATAGTGCAGGAGTTGGGGGTTGGTGGGGAGATGGCCATCAGGGGTGGTGATGGCCACATGTGCTGGTCTGTTTTCCCCTGCAGAACACTCATTTTTTCAGATGGGGATACTGAGActttggggaggaaaaaggaTTTGTCCCACAGGATATTACACAGATCTTTCTACTCTTCCAAGCACTTTGTCCCCAATACACATAACCACCCAGGAGAACTGCCAGCCAAAATACCTGCCCAGCCATTTCATACATGACGGATCCAAGATGGCACCCAGAGGTCAAATACTTTCTAGAGGGAGGGTTGACCCCTGCAGGGTGTGGCCCTGAGGCCCCCTAACTTCAGACTGCAGTGGGTCATCAGTCCTTACCTCCTCTAGTGCCTGCTAccactctctcccccaccctgtTCCTCACCTGGAAATGAAAGATACCGGCATAGCCATCCTGGAAGCTTTGGCCATGTGGAACCACTCGGTGCAGGAGGGTGTCATTGAGGGTGAGAGAGGCAATGGCAGCCAGGAGCCAACAGTCCCCTGGGATGGGAGACTCACATCAGGTTGCTGTACTGAACTGCTCCTGGTGGGGCACATGCGTACCCATGCTGGGGAGAACCCGGGGATCCCTGGGAAGTATACCCCTCAACTTACGGAAAAAACCCAGGAATCTGGGCAAACCAGCCCCAACACTGATAGCCAGAGCCTGCCTGGGCTTGCAGGAGGGAGGGGTTGGGGCAAAGCCAGAAGGAATGGGCATGGGGAACTCCTATGGAAAAAACATCCAGAACCCCTTAGGGCCTACCCAGCGCTCCCTGGCAGATATCTGTGCGGGTGGCTCCATCCACGATGAACTGGGGGTTGGAGAGCATCTCCTGCAAGAGACCCAGAGTCCTGTCTCTGGGCCAGCCCCTCACAGAAAGTGGAACCCAGCCACCCCACTCCCCATTAGGGACCTggagtcctgttcccattcctcACCCAGGGTAGCCCCTCTCACCGTGGGACGCTTCCACCTGATGCCATAGGTTTTGGAGGAGTTGGGGCCCAGCTCCTTGAAGCCCAGGCTCTGGGGCACTGGGGGAAAGGCGTCATCACGGAAGAGGGCCCCACTCTGCAGACATTGAGCCCGCAGCTGCTCGTAATCCTGGCCCAGGTACTTGATGGCGTTTTCATGGCGGCCCAGGCCCAGCTCCTTGGCCCGCTGCTTCTGCACTTGTGCAGACACCCCAGTGCAATACACTGGGGTGATAAACTCCTCAGCCATGCTACAAGACAGATGGGTCTGCTCAGAACTCAGGCCTTCCCAGGACTAGAACTCAGGGGGCTCCTGCCTGCCCCTGCCTACCCTTCCTCCCTAAACCTAGAACTCAGGACTCGCCACTGGCCTCTGCTCCCAGGAGAGGGGCTTTCCAAGCTGGGGTTGTGCTGGCCACCATCTCCCTACACCCACACAATGCTACCACCTCTCCTTTCCTAGATGCTTACTGTCCTAGGCCAGCCAGCTAGGTGGGGCAGGGCTGAGCTCGGGATAACACAAGGAACCGGCAAGGTGGGAGATCTCAGGAAACGCCTCTGACCGTTTGCCTGCCTGCAATCCCCTCATACTAGCCAAGCTCCTACCCACTGGCCCCTTTCCCTGGCTTTGGGGCTGAAAACGACAGGCAGTCAGGGTCCCCTCCCAAGCCCCTGAGACAGGTTGGGTGATCAGGGCACGGGGCCTCATTCTTTTCCCCTCCCGGCTTTCCCCCAGCCCAGCCTTTAGAGGCAGCTAGGGCAGGCTCCTGGGCTGTAGGGCTTCAAGGGCCCCCGCCCCTGTACCCGGCGGGCGCTCAgagagcccagggcaggggcagcCTCTCAGCCCGGGAGCAGTGGCCAGGATCGGAAATCCTGGCCCCGCCACCCAGCTCCTTACCTGGAGGAGGAGTGTTTTGGGGGGTCGCTGTGGTCCTGCGGCTGGCTTCCCGGGTGGCAGCTCAGGGCAGGGCCCAACCAGGAAGAGCGCtcctccccgccctcctcccGCTGCCCCtccgccctcctccctccctccttcttcttctccttctcctcctcctcctccggcTCCTACCCGCTTCCTCTCTATCTCCCTTATCTCTGGGGCACCTTCTGTATCTCTCTTACTCACGGtgtctccctgcccctccctccgcAGGCCCACGGCCAACTCCGCGAGGACAAATTAGTAAAAGGCAGAGTTGTCCCTGGGGAGGGGCCAGCGCCTGTTGGGTGGGGAAGGCTGGGGCCGAGACGGAAGGGCACTGcggggggggcagggcagggcagggggtaTTTTTAACCAGGGGCAGCAGCTCGAGTTGCAGGGCCGGGCGGCCCCACCCGACACTGCAGCCCTGGAGGGCATTCCCGGGCGCTGGGCCGCGGCGGCAACGCCTCTGGCAGCCCCCAGCCTGTCCCCCGCCCCTTGGGCTCCTCCCTTGGGCCCCTCCTC from Rhinolophus ferrumequinum isolate MPI-CBG mRhiFer1 chromosome 11, mRhiFer1_v1.p, whole genome shotgun sequence encodes the following:
- the CAPN1 gene encoding calpain-1 catalytic subunit translates to MAEEFITPVYCTGVSAQVQKQRAKELGLGRHENAIKYLGQDYEQLRAQCLQSGALFRDDAFPPVPQSLGFKELGPNSSKTYGIRWKRPTEMLSNPQFIVDGATRTDICQGALGDCWLLAAIASLTLNDTLLHRVVPHGQSFQDGYAGIFHFQLWQFGEWVDVVVDDLLPTKDGKLVFVHSAEGNEFWSALLEKAYAKVNGSYEALSGGSTSEGFEDFTGGVTEWYELRKAPSDLYQIILKALERGSLLGCSIDISSVLDMEAITFKKLVKGHAYSVTGAQQVNYQGQMVNLIRMRNPWGEVEWTGAWSDGSSEWNNVDPYQREQLRIKMEDGEFWMSFRDFMREFTRLEICNLTPDALKSRKFRKWNTTLYDGTWRRGSTAGGCRNFPATFWVNPQFKIRLEEIDDADDDYGGRESGCSFVLALMQKHRRRERRYGRDMETIGFAVYEIPPELAGQPAVHLKRDFFLANASRARSEQFINLREVSTRFRLPPGEYVVVPSTFEPNKEGDFVLRFFSEKSAGTEELDDQIQANLPDEQVLSEEEIDENFKSLFRQLAGEDLEISVKELQTILNRIIGKHKDLRTKGFSLESCRSMVNLMDRDGNGKLGLVEFNILWNRIRNYLSIFRKFDLDKSGSMSAYEMRMAIESAGFRLNKKLYELIITRYSEPDLAVDFDNFVCCLVRLETMFRFFKTLDTDLDGVVTFDLFKWLQLTMFA